In the Brachyhypopomus gauderio isolate BG-103 chromosome 4, BGAUD_0.2, whole genome shotgun sequence genome, one interval contains:
- the alkal1 gene encoding ALK and LTK ligand 1 isoform X2 yields the protein MQAEKRWHILFSIITLLITSSQCMNSYEGTRKEERALLDVLLHVIGDNQRDKVASRRVTSGLYFVSRDVKFSSREKFAAFPKQEASRPVEIIPRDVNIKDKFIKHFTGPVRVSTECRSRFQRLYHNTRDCGRPAYYKRCARLLTRLAMSPLCAQP from the exons ATGCAGGCTGAGAAGAGATGGCACATATTGTTCAGTATAATTACTTTGCTCATCACCTCCAGCCAGTGCATGAACAGCTATGAAGGGACGCGGAAAGAGGAGCGAGCTCTCCTGGATGTCCTCCTGCACGTGATCGGGGACAACCAACGGGACAAGGTAGCGTCCCGACGCGTCACCAGCGGGCTCTACTTTGTGTCCCGAGACGTGAAGTTTTCTTCGCGTGAAAAGTTTGCAGCCTTTCCGAAACAGGAGGCCAGCAGGCCAGTAG AGATTATTCCAAGAGATGTCAACATAAAAGACAAGTTCATAAAGCATTTTACAG GACCAGTCAGGGTCTCGACTGAGTGCAGATCACGTTTTCAGAGGTTGTACCACAACACCAGGGACTGTGGGAGACCAGCCT ATTACAAAAGATGTGCACGATTGTTGACAAGACTAGCAATGAGTCCACTGTGTGCACAGCCCTAG
- the alkal1 gene encoding ALK and LTK ligand 1 isoform X1 → MQAEKRWHILFSIITLLITSSQCMNSYEGTRKEERALLDVLLHVIGDNQRDKVASRRVTSGLYFVSRDVKFSSREKFAAFPKQEASRPVEIIPRDVNIKDKFIKHFTAGPVRVSTECRSRFQRLYHNTRDCGRPAYYKRCARLLTRLAMSPLCAQP, encoded by the exons ATGCAGGCTGAGAAGAGATGGCACATATTGTTCAGTATAATTACTTTGCTCATCACCTCCAGCCAGTGCATGAACAGCTATGAAGGGACGCGGAAAGAGGAGCGAGCTCTCCTGGATGTCCTCCTGCACGTGATCGGGGACAACCAACGGGACAAGGTAGCGTCCCGACGCGTCACCAGCGGGCTCTACTTTGTGTCCCGAGACGTGAAGTTTTCTTCGCGTGAAAAGTTTGCAGCCTTTCCGAAACAGGAGGCCAGCAGGCCAGTAG AGATTATTCCAAGAGATGTCAACATAAAAGACAAGTTCATAAAGCATTTTACAG CAGGACCAGTCAGGGTCTCGACTGAGTGCAGATCACGTTTTCAGAGGTTGTACCACAACACCAGGGACTGTGGGAGACCAGCCT ATTACAAAAGATGTGCACGATTGTTGACAAGACTAGCAATGAGTCCACTGTGTGCACAGCCCTAG